In Desulfonatronospira thiodismutans ASO3-1, the sequence CAGCAGGAGGACAAGGCCAAAGAAGCCCTGGCCCTGGCCAGGAAGAGATACCAGGAGCAGAACCAGGTGGTCCAGGAGATCCTGGAGGAAAGGGTGCGGGCCAGGCAGAGCATGGAAGAGAAACAAGATATAACCCAGGCCGATATCTGGCTCTACAACCTTTACCGGGACCGTCTGAATCTTGACCTGGTCAAGGCCGAAGAGAAACTGGGCAGGTTGTCCAGGGATATCAACCAGAAACGCCAGGAACTCGTAGAGAAAAGCAAGCAGAAAAAAGTTCTGGAAAGATTGAAACACAATAGAAAGGTAAAATTTGACCATGAGCAGCAACAAGAAGAACAAAAAGAGTTTGATGAAATGGCCGTTCTGCGCTACCAGCCTGAGGCCCTCCAGGCTGTTGCAGATGATCATGGTATTGGCGGTGATTAAGCTGGGGCTTATTTTCGCCCTGCCGGGTCAGAAAAGCCAGACGGAAGGTGAACCCGTGACCCAGAAAGCTCCTGTCATGGAAACAAGGCTTGCCATGGCCGCTCCCGGGGACAACAACAATGACGGAGGCGATGAAGACGTGGAGGAAGTGGATGAAGAGGATATCCCGGGGGAGGTGCAAAGGCTCCGGGAACGTGAGGCTGAGCTGGACCGCAGGGAGCGCAACCTGCGCGATCTGGAAGAAGAGCTGGATGCCAAGCTGGAAGAACTCAGAGGGTTGCAGGCCGAAGTGGATGAGATGCTCAAAGAGGCTGACGTGGTCCGCGATGAAAAAATCGCCCACCTGGTGGATGTCTATTCAAATATGGAGCCTCCTCAGGCAGCCCAGGTCCTGGAGACCCTGAACGAAGACATAGCTGTCAAAGTTTTGGCTGGAATGCGGGGCAGGGAAGCAGGGGACATACTGACCAACGTCAACCCCCAGAAAGCGGCCAGGCTCTCAGAGATGCTCACCGACCTGCAGCTGCCATTTATTGAGCAGTAACTGCCTGAGCGTCTTTTGTTTCCGCTCTAACCATGATTAAGAGTTGCCAGCCATGAAGGGCATGAAGTTTAAAAAACAGAAAGGAAAAAGCTGTCTCTTTTCTGGACTTCATACCCTTCATGTCCTTCATGGTTAAAGGTTTTTTTCGTGAAAACAGATCGCTGGAGTGCACGTATAGTTTTGCTCTATCGTTAAATAGTTTTCATCCGGAAACGGTTCTTTTTCCTTTTGGCGGCGTCAATCTGCACAATTATTCGTCACCGTATTAAGATACGCCTCCTCATAATTGCTTGACTTCCTTGCCAAAAGAAAAAACTCCTCGTTTCCGTAAAGAAAACCAACAGCTTCAACATCCGGAAAGAAAGACTTTCCGGATGGAAACTAAATAACTCTTCACAATCATTCACCATCAGGCCCTGGACATTTTATAACCGGCTATTTTCCTGCCGCATCCGGCGCAGGCTCCCTTGTCAAGATTGACACTGCGCAACTGAAACCCCAGCCTGGAGACAACAATTTCCCCGCACCCGGGGCAAGTGGTGTTTTCACCGTCATGGCCCGGAATATTTCCGGTATAGACATATTCCAGTCCGGCCTCCTTTCCAGTATGCCAGGCCTCTTCGATGGTTTCCACCGGGGTGGACTGCCTGTCGGTGAGGTTGAAGGTGGGGTGAAATCTGGATATGTGCCACGGCGTATGCGCTCCCAGGTTGTTTTTAATGAATCCGGCCATGTCTTTAAGCTCCCTGGTGGAGTCGTTGAGCCCGGGAATGATAAGAGTGGTTACTTCAAGCCACCAGCCCATTTCCCTGATTTTGACCAGGTTGTCCAGAACAGGCTTTAGCCTGGACTTGCACTGGTTCTGGTAAAAATCCTCGGTGTAGGCTTTGAGATCTATATTGGCTGCGTCAATCAGCCCGTCCATCTCCTTCAGGCAGTCCGGGCTCTGAAAACCGTTGCTGACGATTATATTCTTGAGTTTATTCTCTCTGGCCAGGCGGGCTGTCTCCAGGACAAGCTCAATGAATACCGTAGGCTCGGAATAGGTGTAGGAAATACTCCCGGCCCGGTATTCCCGGGCTGTGCTTACAAGCTGCTCAGGGGTGACAGGCTGGCCCTGGCGGAACTGGTGCTCCTTGGGAGGCTGGGACAGGGTGTAATTTTGACAGAAACTGCAGGAAAAATTACAGCCCATGGTGCCCAGGGAAAGGGTCATGCTGCCGGGCATGAAATGAAACAGAGGCTTTTTTTCCACCGGGTCAACATTCATGGCGGCCACGTTATCCCCCACCAGGGTGAAAAGCTCTCCCCGGGTGTTCTGTCTTACCCCGCAAAAACCCCTGCCTCCGTCTTCTATGAGGCAGAACTGGCAACAGGCCAGGCACTGGACCTTCTGCTCCTTCAAGGGCTTCCAAAGTATAGCCTGTTTAGAAGTATGCATCATATTGTACCTCCTTAACTATTACGATGATAGCTGTTTATTTCGCGGTATCTGTCAGCGCTTTTAAGGAAAGCAGGGGACAGGCACTCCGGGACCCACTTGAGCATCATTTTGTGCTTAAAACATCTCATTTTTTGGGACAATCACGCCTCAGGCGTGACGGAAGAGCCAGTCCCCATGCCACATGCAAAGCGCTGACATGATACATCACGCGTTTTTATATTCATGCTATGTAAATTAATAGGTTCAAATTTTGTTTTTTCAAGTAGATGACGGAAATTTTTGCGGAGAAATGGTGCGTCCGGCCCGTGATCCAGATGAAGCAGAAGTCAGGTGGAAAGTTCTTGAGTTTGAAAGAAAAAAGCATTAATGATTATTGTTGCACGGGTTGTTCTCAATGAAAATAATACGCTTAATTGCCTGGGAAGGCAGATTTTTTCAATTATTTCAGGAGATTTTATGACCAGGAGAGGAGAGGCTTACCAGCAGGCCGGAGTGGATACGGAAAAAGCAGGCCGGTTTGTGGAGAGTATCAAAAGCATGGTGGCCCAAACCCATGTCAAGGGGGTTATCAACGATATCGGCGGATTCGGCGGACTGTTCAAGCTTGATATGAACGAGCTCCAGGAACCTGTACTGGTTGCCTCCACCGATGGGGTGGGGACCAAGCTGAAGCTTGCTTTCCTCTTTGACCGTCACGATACCATAGGTATCGACCTGGTGGCCATGTCTGTCAACGATGTCCTGGTGCAGGGAGCAAAGCCCTTGTTTTTTCTGGATTACCTGGCCACCGGTAAACTCGATACCAGGCAGGGTGAAGAGATCGTAAAGGGAGTAGCCCAGGGGTGTATTCAGGCCGGCTGTGCTCTTTTGGGGGGTGAGACCGCTGAAATGCCCGATTTTTATCCGCCGGGGGAATATGATCTTTCCGGTTTCTGCGTGGGAGTGGTTGACGACTCCAGGATAGTGGACGGCGGAGAAATAAGGCGCGACGACGTGATTATCGGCCTTGCTTCCAGCGGTCTGCACTCAAATGGTTTTTCCCTGGTGCGCAAGCTTCTTACTCAGTCGGGCTTGAAAGGCGAGGATATTTTTCCCGGGACTTCCAGTGAAGTCCGCGAAGTTCTTCTGCAGCCCACCAGGATCTATACCGCAGAGGTCAAGGGGCTGATGCGCGATATCCGCATCAAGGGAATGGCGCATATCACCGGCGGAGGTTTTTACGACAATATTCCCAGGATACTGCACCGCGGGCTGGGGGCCAGGATCAACTTCGGCAGCTGGGATATCCCTCCGGTAATGCACTGGGTCAGAGAGCAGGGCCGGATGAACTGGGAGGACATGCTGCAGATATTCAACTGCGGCATAGGTTATGTAATGGTTGTCTCCCCCGGGGACAGTGAGGAGGTCTGCTCCAGACTGGCAGGCATGGGCTGCCCGGCCTGGGAGATAGGGCGTATCACCGGGGCCCTGGCTGACGGCGATACTGTTGTGATGGATTTTTGACGGTCTGCGGCCTTGCTGTCCGGATGAAAACAAGTTTTCCCCTTTTATTGCCGGCACCACCTTCCTGCTCTTCACCCTCTTTTTAGTTTCCGCCCGCAATGCCGGTTTTTTCAGGCTGGAACCGCTAAAATGCACCCTTGATGACGTGACTATGCATTTACAGTTATTGATGTGCTGATTTTTTGATTGTCACACAACCCGATCTGGATTAAACAGCCTTTCTCTTCAGGTTTTTTCCACCGCTAAACCAAAATCATGCGAGGGCTAACAATGGATACCACCCATTTAGTTGACCAGATTGCCAATCTGCAGATGCTCAACCAGTTCTTTCTCTCCCTGTTTCTGCTTATTCCCATGGTCCTGGTGGCCAGGACGGCTGTTGCCGGAACACGCTATTCCCCGATACTTATCATTGTCGTTTTCGGCCTGACCATGGGTTATGTCCTGGTGGCCAGCGGGGTCAGCAC encodes:
- the fliJ gene encoding flagellar export protein FliJ — translated: MRKNFIFSLQKVLDLRRQQEDKAKEALALARKRYQEQNQVVQEILEERVRARQSMEEKQDITQADIWLYNLYRDRLNLDLVKAEEKLGRLSRDINQKRQELVEKSKQKKVLERLKHNRKVKFDHEQQQEEQKEFDEMAVLRYQPEALQAVADDHGIGGD
- a CDS encoding MotE family protein, translating into MIMVLAVIKLGLIFALPGQKSQTEGEPVTQKAPVMETRLAMAAPGDNNNDGGDEDVEEVDEEDIPGEVQRLREREAELDRRERNLRDLEEELDAKLEELRGLQAEVDEMLKEADVVRDEKIAHLVDVYSNMEPPQAAQVLETLNEDIAVKVLAGMRGREAGDILTNVNPQKAARLSEMLTDLQLPFIEQ
- the amrS gene encoding AmmeMemoRadiSam system radical SAM enzyme; its protein translation is MMHTSKQAILWKPLKEQKVQCLACCQFCLIEDGGRGFCGVRQNTRGELFTLVGDNVAAMNVDPVEKKPLFHFMPGSMTLSLGTMGCNFSCSFCQNYTLSQPPKEHQFRQGQPVTPEQLVSTAREYRAGSISYTYSEPTVFIELVLETARLARENKLKNIIVSNGFQSPDCLKEMDGLIDAANIDLKAYTEDFYQNQCKSRLKPVLDNLVKIREMGWWLEVTTLIIPGLNDSTRELKDMAGFIKNNLGAHTPWHISRFHPTFNLTDRQSTPVETIEEAWHTGKEAGLEYVYTGNIPGHDGENTTCPGCGEIVVSRLGFQLRSVNLDKGACAGCGRKIAGYKMSRA
- the purM gene encoding phosphoribosylformylglycinamidine cyclo-ligase, with the translated sequence MTRRGEAYQQAGVDTEKAGRFVESIKSMVAQTHVKGVINDIGGFGGLFKLDMNELQEPVLVASTDGVGTKLKLAFLFDRHDTIGIDLVAMSVNDVLVQGAKPLFFLDYLATGKLDTRQGEEIVKGVAQGCIQAGCALLGGETAEMPDFYPPGEYDLSGFCVGVVDDSRIVDGGEIRRDDVIIGLASSGLHSNGFSLVRKLLTQSGLKGEDIFPGTSSEVREVLLQPTRIYTAEVKGLMRDIRIKGMAHITGGGFYDNIPRILHRGLGARINFGSWDIPPVMHWVREQGRMNWEDMLQIFNCGIGYVMVVSPGDSEEVCSRLAGMGCPAWEIGRITGALADGDTVVMDF